A genomic window from Aestuariirhabdus litorea includes:
- the sdhD gene encoding succinate dehydrogenase, hydrophobic membrane anchor protein, which translates to MVTNVTNLSRSGLYDWMVQRVSAIILAAYFIFLLGYLTFGSDITYAQWNELYSQTWMRVFSLLALVSLGAHAWVGMWTISTDYLTEMALGSRALVVRVLFQMICGIAMFTYVAWGVQILWGL; encoded by the coding sequence ATGGTAACCAATGTAACGAATCTCTCGCGCAGTGGTCTCTATGACTGGATGGTTCAGCGCGTCAGCGCGATCATTCTCGCGGCTTACTTCATCTTTTTATTAGGGTATCTGACCTTTGGCTCCGATATCACCTACGCCCAGTGGAATGAACTCTATTCACAGACCTGGATGCGGGTGTTCAGTCTGCTGGCCCTGGTCTCTCTGGGTGCCCATGCCTGGGTTGGTATGTGGACCATCTCCACCGATTACTTGACGGAAATGGCGCTGGGTAGCCGCGCTTTGGTCGTCCGTGTTCTGTTTCAAATGATCTGCGGCATCGCCATGTTCACCTATGTGGCATGGGGCGTTCAGATCTTGTGGGGTCTATAA
- the lpdA gene encoding dihydrolipoyl dehydrogenase: MAKQFDVVVIGAGPGGYVAAIRAAQLGLKTACIERWTKKDGKPALGGTCLNVGCIPSKALLDSSWKFYENSNKMAQHGISLGKVEIDVPTMIKRKDGIVENLTNGVAGLFKANGVTSIVGTGKVLGAHQVEVTDADGKAEVIECDNIIIATGSSPIDIPPAPKTGDIIVDSTGALKFQSVPKRLGVIGAGVIGLELGSVWARLGAEVVVLEAQESFLAMADQQVAKESLKVFQKQGLDIRLGARVTGSEIKGEEVTVTYLDQKGEEQKVTFDKLIVAVGRRPYTENALAADSGVNMDERGFIFVDDQCRTGVPGVYAIGDVVRGPMLAHKASEEGVMVADLIAGQTMQMNYDLIPSVIYTHPELAWVGKTEEEVKASGEAYKVGTFPFAASGRAMAADDTAGLVKVIADEATDRILGVHVLGPSAAELVQQAAIAMEFGSSAEDIALTVFAHPTVSEAFHEAALAVDGHAIHIANRKKRK, from the coding sequence ATGGCAAAACAGTTTGATGTAGTAGTAATTGGTGCGGGCCCCGGCGGTTATGTTGCCGCGATTCGGGCTGCGCAACTGGGTCTGAAGACCGCTTGTATCGAGCGTTGGACCAAAAAAGATGGCAAGCCTGCCCTGGGTGGAACCTGCCTCAACGTGGGCTGTATTCCTTCCAAGGCGCTGCTCGACAGCTCCTGGAAGTTCTACGAGAACAGCAACAAGATGGCGCAGCACGGTATTAGCCTGGGTAAGGTTGAGATCGACGTCCCTACCATGATCAAGCGTAAGGATGGCATCGTTGAAAACCTCACCAACGGAGTGGCGGGCCTGTTCAAAGCCAACGGCGTCACCTCCATTGTCGGTACTGGTAAGGTGCTGGGTGCGCATCAGGTTGAAGTGACTGACGCCGATGGCAAGGCCGAGGTGATCGAATGCGACAACATCATCATCGCTACCGGCTCCAGCCCGATCGATATTCCCCCGGCTCCCAAGACCGGCGATATCATCGTCGACTCCACCGGTGCCCTTAAATTCCAGTCTGTCCCCAAGCGCCTGGGTGTCATCGGCGCCGGCGTGATCGGCCTCGAACTGGGCAGCGTCTGGGCGCGCCTGGGTGCTGAAGTCGTGGTGCTGGAGGCCCAGGAGTCGTTCCTGGCCATGGCCGACCAGCAGGTGGCCAAGGAGTCCCTGAAGGTATTTCAGAAGCAGGGGCTGGATATTCGTCTCGGCGCCCGAGTGACCGGATCCGAGATCAAGGGTGAAGAGGTGACGGTTACCTATCTGGACCAGAAGGGTGAAGAGCAGAAGGTTACCTTTGACAAGCTGATCGTTGCCGTGGGTCGTCGCCCCTACACCGAAAATGCCCTGGCAGCTGATAGTGGCGTCAACATGGATGAGCGCGGTTTCATCTTTGTCGACGACCAGTGCCGCACCGGCGTGCCCGGCGTTTACGCCATCGGTGATGTGGTGCGCGGCCCGATGCTGGCGCACAAAGCCTCCGAAGAGGGGGTGATGGTGGCCGATTTGATCGCGGGTCAAACCATGCAGATGAACTACGACCTTATCCCCTCCGTGATCTACACCCACCCCGAGTTGGCTTGGGTTGGCAAGACCGAGGAGGAGGTCAAGGCCAGTGGTGAAGCCTATAAAGTGGGGACTTTCCCCTTCGCGGCCAGCGGACGTGCAATGGCGGCCGATGATACCGCCGGCCTGGTGAAGGTGATCGCCGATGAGGCAACCGACCGCATTCTGGGTGTACACGTGCTGGGCCCCAGCGCCGCTGAGTTGGTTCAGCAGGCGGCGATCGCGATGGAGTTCGGCTCCAGTGCCGAGGATATTGCACTGACCGTATTTGCCCACCCGACCGTTTCCGAAGCCTTCCACGAGGCAGCATTGGCGGTAGACGGGCATGCGATTCATATCGCCAACCGTAAGAAGCGTAAGTAA
- the odhB gene encoding 2-oxoglutarate dehydrogenase complex dihydrolipoyllysine-residue succinyltransferase — translation MSTEIKAPSFPESVADGTIATWHKQPGEAVSRDDLLADIETDKVVLEVLAPNDGVLKEIVKGEGDTVLSEEVIAIFEAGAVASAPAAAEAPAAAAPEAAPAATKEAILSPAARKIADEKGLDASQITGTGKGGRVTKEDALKAASAPKAAAPAPAAAAPKVDASAPVFTGERVEKRVPMTRLRKRVAERLVEAQQMTAMLTTFNEVNMKPIMDLRKQYQDLFEKKHGVRMGFMGFFVKACVEALKRQPVVNASIDGDDVVYHGYQDIGVAVSSDRGLVVPVLRDTDTMGLADIENGIREYGLKARDGKLGIEDMTGGTFTISNGGVFGSLLSTPILNMPQSAILGMHKIQERPMAVNGKVEILPMMYLALSYDHRLLDGKEAVTFLVTIKDLLEDPARFLLEV, via the coding sequence ATGAGCACTGAAATCAAAGCCCCCAGTTTTCCAGAGTCGGTTGCCGATGGCACCATCGCTACCTGGCACAAGCAGCCAGGTGAGGCAGTTTCACGTGATGACCTGCTGGCGGATATCGAAACCGACAAGGTTGTCCTTGAGGTTCTGGCCCCTAACGATGGCGTATTGAAAGAGATCGTCAAAGGGGAGGGCGACACGGTCCTGAGCGAAGAGGTGATCGCTATTTTTGAGGCGGGTGCGGTTGCATCTGCTCCGGCAGCGGCAGAAGCACCGGCCGCAGCGGCCCCTGAGGCGGCTCCTGCCGCGACCAAAGAGGCAATCCTGAGCCCGGCGGCTCGCAAGATTGCCGACGAAAAGGGGCTGGATGCCAGCCAGATCACCGGTACCGGCAAAGGCGGCCGGGTTACCAAGGAGGACGCCCTTAAGGCAGCCTCAGCGCCCAAGGCGGCTGCTCCTGCACCCGCGGCCGCGGCTCCCAAGGTGGATGCCAGCGCGCCTGTCTTCACCGGCGAGCGTGTCGAGAAGCGGGTTCCCATGACCCGACTGCGCAAGCGCGTGGCCGAGCGTCTGGTGGAAGCCCAGCAGATGACTGCCATGCTGACCACCTTCAACGAGGTCAACATGAAGCCGATCATGGATCTGCGCAAGCAGTACCAGGACCTGTTCGAGAAGAAGCACGGCGTGCGTATGGGCTTCATGGGCTTCTTTGTCAAAGCCTGTGTCGAGGCCCTCAAGCGCCAGCCCGTGGTGAACGCCTCTATTGATGGGGATGACGTGGTGTACCATGGCTACCAGGATATCGGTGTTGCGGTCTCTTCCGATCGCGGTCTGGTGGTTCCGGTTCTACGTGACACTGACACCATGGGGCTGGCTGATATCGAAAACGGTATCCGCGAGTACGGTCTCAAGGCTCGCGATGGTAAGCTGGGCATTGAGGATATGACCGGCGGCACCTTCACCATCTCCAACGGCGGTGTGTTCGGCTCGCTGCTCTCCACCCCCATCCTGAATATGCCCCAGTCTGCGATTCTGGGTATGCACAAGATCCAGGAGCGTCCCATGGCGGTTAACGGCAAAGTAGAGATTCTGCCGATGATGTACCTCGCGCTCTCCTACGATCACCGTCTGCTGGATGGCAAGGAAGCGGTAACCTTCCTGGTGACGATCAAGGATCTGCTCGAGGATCCCGCTCGATTCCTGCTGGAGGTTTAA
- the sdhC gene encoding succinate dehydrogenase, cytochrome b556 subunit → MNSKRPVNLDLTTIKLPLPAYTSILHRISGVILFVAIAFLLYALDLSLASEEGFNDLKMLMQGFFAKLIAWGIVSALLYHLVAGIKHLLMDVDIGDTKESGIFGAKITLVVSAVLIVLAGVVIW, encoded by the coding sequence GTGAATAGTAAAAGACCTGTCAACCTTGACTTAACAACGATAAAACTCCCGCTACCCGCTTATACATCCATTCTTCATCGTATTTCCGGTGTCATCCTTTTTGTTGCTATTGCTTTCCTTCTGTATGCCCTCGACCTGTCGCTGGCCTCCGAAGAGGGTTTTAACGACCTCAAGATGCTGATGCAGGGTTTCTTCGCGAAGTTGATTGCCTGGGGTATTGTTTCAGCGCTGCTGTATCACCTGGTAGCCGGTATCAAGCATCTACTTATGGATGTGGATATTGGTGACACCAAGGAAAGTGGCATCTTTGGTGCCAAGATCACCCTGGTTGTCTCTGCCGTTCTGATCGTCCTTGCGGGGGTAGTAATATGGTAA
- a CDS encoding 3-phosphoglycerate kinase, producing MRQHSHRGSGRFFRHTIQIAPLALILSSSPAGAFFPIDVTPTLNQLKVEYQTGDNLNSALLSLSSQETQTVHCRARFINGPELPRVRQGVLKPGGQLLLATSFTRAIIRVRIQLECIAEGSSFSHLGSPHPKPD from the coding sequence ATGCGACAACACAGCCATCGCGGTAGCGGCCGTTTTTTCCGCCACACAATACAGATAGCCCCGCTTGCCCTGATTCTGTCCAGCAGCCCTGCGGGCGCCTTTTTCCCCATTGATGTCACCCCAACCCTGAACCAGCTGAAGGTGGAATACCAGACCGGTGACAACCTCAACAGCGCTCTGCTATCACTCTCCAGCCAGGAAACTCAAACAGTGCACTGCCGAGCCCGATTTATTAACGGACCCGAGCTCCCCAGGGTACGCCAGGGGGTTTTGAAACCCGGCGGTCAACTGCTGCTGGCAACCAGCTTTACCCGAGCCATCATTCGCGTCCGTATCCAGCTTGAGTGCATTGCCGAGGGCAGCTCATTCTCCCATTTAGGCTCGCCCCACCCGAAGCCTGACTAG
- a CDS encoding 2-oxoglutarate dehydrogenase E1 component, with amino-acid sequence MQEGVMQRMWDSSHISGGNAAYVEDLYELYIRDPNEVPEEWRDYFDKLPQINGVTSRDVPHSTIQEHFLYLARNRTQHVSPAVVSSDHEKKQVLVLRLINGYRVRGHQNALLDPLKLQQRAPVPDLELAFHGLSVADLDTPFQTGSLFIGKSESTLGEILDLLKNTYCGSIGAEFMHIVNTDERRWFQNRMESVRGRPEINAESKIHLLERLTASEGLEKYLGTKFPGTKRFGLEGGESLIPMLDEVIQRCGSYGTKEICIGMAHRGRLNVLVNTLGKNPADLFDEFEGKKLHEMGSGDVKYHQGFSSNVMTPGGELHLALSFNPSHLEIVSPVVEGSVRARQDRRKDNDRLQVVPIAIHGDSAFSGQGVVMETLQMSQTRAYKTGGTIHVIINNQVGFTTSKPEDTRSTEYCTDVAKIVDAPILHVNGDDTEAVFFAAKLAVDYRMEFKKDVVIDLVCYRRRGHNEADEPSGTQPLMYQQIARQKTTRTLYVDQLIAEGVVTEEEDKAMANEYRNALDNGQHVVKSLVKEPNSELFVDWAPYLGHEWTAECDTRFDLRRLQELAHQLNEIPEGVVLQRQVGKIVEDRRKMAAGALPINWGFAETMAYATLLDEGHQVRMTGQDVGRGTFSHRHAVLHNQKDGVAYMPLAHLAKDQPQIDIYDSFLSEEAVLAFEYGYATTTPGALVIWEAQFGDFANGAQVVIDQFITSGEHKWGRLCGLTMLLPHGYEGQGPEHSSARLERYLQLCAEHNIQVCVPTTPAQVYHMLRRQQIRPLRKPLIVMTPKSLLRHKLAISTLEELAEGSFQTVIPEVDALEPAKVTRVVMCSGKVYYDLLEKRRNDEIDNTAILRIEQLYPFPHEDLLAALSPYKNLKTVVWCQEEPMNQGAWYSSQHHMRRAIAEHVPGSDLQHHLKYAGREASAAPACGYMSTHVEQQEKLVNDAFTL; translated from the coding sequence ATGCAAGAAGGTGTGATGCAGCGGATGTGGGATTCCTCCCACATATCCGGCGGTAATGCTGCATACGTAGAGGACCTCTACGAGCTTTATATTCGGGACCCGAACGAGGTTCCTGAAGAGTGGCGTGACTACTTTGACAAGCTCCCCCAGATTAACGGGGTGACCTCCAGAGATGTGCCGCATTCAACGATTCAGGAACACTTCCTCTATCTCGCCCGCAACCGTACCCAGCACGTCAGTCCTGCGGTGGTCTCTTCCGACCATGAGAAAAAGCAGGTGCTGGTGTTGCGGCTCATCAACGGTTACCGGGTTCGTGGTCACCAGAATGCCCTTCTTGATCCGCTAAAGCTGCAGCAGCGTGCACCGGTTCCGGATCTTGAGCTGGCCTTTCACGGCCTTTCTGTGGCGGACCTGGACACCCCATTCCAGACCGGTTCTCTTTTTATCGGCAAGAGCGAATCGACCCTCGGTGAGATCCTTGATCTGCTCAAAAACACCTACTGCGGAAGCATCGGTGCCGAGTTCATGCACATCGTTAACACCGATGAGCGGCGCTGGTTCCAGAATCGCATGGAGTCGGTCCGGGGGCGCCCCGAGATCAATGCAGAATCCAAAATCCACCTGCTTGAGCGTTTGACCGCCTCCGAAGGCCTGGAGAAATACCTGGGTACCAAGTTCCCGGGCACCAAGCGCTTCGGCCTTGAGGGGGGCGAGAGCCTGATTCCGATGCTGGATGAGGTGATCCAGCGCTGTGGATCCTACGGCACCAAAGAGATCTGCATCGGCATGGCCCACCGTGGTCGCCTCAACGTACTGGTCAACACCCTGGGTAAAAACCCGGCAGACCTGTTTGACGAGTTTGAGGGCAAGAAACTGCACGAGATGGGCTCCGGTGACGTTAAGTACCACCAGGGCTTCTCCTCCAACGTGATGACGCCCGGCGGTGAGCTGCACCTGGCGCTCTCGTTCAACCCGTCCCACCTTGAGATCGTTTCACCGGTGGTGGAGGGTTCCGTTCGGGCTCGCCAGGACCGCCGTAAAGACAACGATCGCTTGCAGGTAGTACCCATCGCCATCCACGGTGATTCCGCTTTTTCCGGTCAGGGCGTGGTGATGGAAACCTTGCAGATGTCGCAGACGCGCGCCTACAAGACCGGTGGTACTATCCATGTGATCATCAACAACCAGGTCGGCTTTACCACCAGCAAGCCTGAGGATACTCGCTCCACTGAGTACTGTACCGACGTGGCCAAAATCGTCGATGCGCCGATCCTGCACGTGAATGGTGATGATACCGAAGCGGTCTTTTTTGCCGCCAAGCTGGCCGTCGACTACCGCATGGAGTTTAAGAAGGATGTGGTGATTGACCTCGTTTGCTACCGCCGTCGCGGTCACAACGAGGCCGACGAACCTTCCGGTACCCAGCCGCTGATGTACCAGCAGATCGCTCGCCAGAAAACCACTCGCACACTCTACGTAGATCAGCTGATCGCTGAAGGGGTTGTGACCGAGGAGGAAGACAAGGCGATGGCAAACGAGTATCGCAACGCCCTCGACAACGGTCAGCATGTGGTGAAGAGCCTGGTTAAAGAGCCCAACAGCGAGCTGTTCGTTGACTGGGCTCCTTATCTGGGACACGAGTGGACCGCCGAGTGCGATACCCGCTTCGACCTGCGCCGCTTACAGGAGCTGGCTCACCAGCTCAACGAAATCCCCGAAGGGGTAGTGCTGCAGCGTCAGGTCGGCAAGATCGTCGAGGACCGTCGCAAGATGGCTGCCGGCGCGCTGCCGATCAACTGGGGCTTTGCAGAGACCATGGCCTACGCCACCCTGCTCGATGAGGGGCATCAGGTGCGTATGACCGGCCAGGATGTGGGGCGTGGTACCTTCTCCCACCGTCACGCGGTACTGCATAACCAGAAAGACGGTGTGGCCTACATGCCGTTGGCCCATCTGGCCAAAGACCAGCCGCAGATCGACATCTACGACTCCTTCCTCTCGGAGGAAGCGGTGCTCGCGTTTGAATACGGTTACGCCACCACCACCCCCGGTGCATTGGTTATTTGGGAAGCCCAGTTTGGTGACTTCGCCAACGGTGCCCAGGTGGTGATCGACCAGTTTATCACCAGCGGTGAGCATAAGTGGGGGCGCCTCTGTGGCCTCACCATGCTGTTGCCCCACGGCTACGAAGGGCAGGGCCCCGAGCACTCCTCTGCGCGCCTTGAGCGCTACCTTCAGCTGTGTGCCGAGCACAACATCCAGGTCTGCGTGCCCACCACTCCGGCTCAGGTGTACCACATGCTGCGCCGCCAGCAGATCCGTCCGCTGCGTAAGCCATTGATTGTAATGACCCCCAAGAGTCTGCTGCGCCACAAGCTGGCCATCTCGACCCTGGAGGAGCTGGCCGAAGGCAGTTTCCAGACCGTCATTCCTGAAGTGGATGCGCTGGAGCCCGCCAAGGTCACCCGTGTGGTGATGTGTAGCGGCAAGGTCTATTACGACCTGTTGGAGAAGCGCCGTAACGATGAGATCGATAACACAGCGATTCTTCGTATCGAGCAGCTCTATCCGTTCCCCCACGAGGACCTGCTGGCGGCCCTGAGCCCCTACAAGAATCTGAAAACGGTGGTCTGGTGTCAGGAAGAGCCGATGAACCAGGGCGCCTGGTACTCCAGCCAGCATCATATGCGACGCGCTATCGCCGAGCACGTGCCTGGCTCAGACCTGCAGCATCACCTTAAATACGCAGGGCGTGAAGCCTCTGCTGCGCCGGCGTGTGGCTATATGTCCACCCACGTCGAGCAGCAGGAGAAGCTTGTGAACGACGCCTTCACCCTGTAA
- the gltA gene encoding citrate synthase, which translates to MAEKTAQLTVEGIGTIDLPIYSGSTGPDVIDVRGLTPKGLFTFDPGFVSTAACESKITYIDGDKGILLHRGYPIDQLAEQSDYLETCFLLLYGELPSAEEKEKFASTITRHTMLHEQLNHFFNGFRRDAHPMAVMCGVVGALSAFYHDSLDIGNEYHREVAAYRLIAKMPTIAAMVYKYSIGQPFMFPRNDLSYAGNFLHMMFATPCEEYVVNPVLERAMDRIFLLHADHEQNASTSTVRLAGSSGANPFACIAAGIAALWGPAHGGANEAVLNMLEEIGDESQIDEFVARAKDKDDPFRLMGFGHRVYKNFDPRAKVMKQTCDEVLSELGIDDPLLKIAKRLEQIAIEDPYFAERKLYPNVDFYSGIILKAIGIPTEMFTVIFATGRTPGWIAHWHEMISGPYRIGRPRQLYTGNTQRDYTPIEKR; encoded by the coding sequence ATGGCTGAGAAGACAGCGCAACTCACCGTCGAGGGTATTGGCACCATAGACCTGCCGATTTACTCAGGCTCAACCGGGCCGGACGTTATCGACGTACGCGGACTCACCCCCAAAGGCCTGTTTACCTTTGACCCTGGCTTTGTGTCCACCGCCGCCTGTGAATCCAAAATCACCTATATCGATGGTGACAAGGGGATTCTCCTGCACCGCGGATACCCGATCGACCAGCTCGCCGAGCAGTCCGATTACCTGGAAACCTGCTTCCTCCTGCTCTACGGAGAGCTGCCCAGCGCTGAAGAGAAAGAGAAGTTCGCCAGCACCATCACTCGCCACACCATGCTGCACGAGCAGCTGAATCACTTCTTTAATGGATTCCGACGCGACGCTCACCCGATGGCCGTTATGTGCGGCGTCGTAGGCGCCCTTTCCGCCTTCTACCACGACTCGCTGGACATCGGTAACGAGTATCACCGAGAGGTCGCCGCCTATCGCCTGATCGCCAAGATGCCCACCATTGCAGCGATGGTCTACAAGTACTCCATTGGCCAGCCCTTCATGTTCCCCCGCAACGACCTCTCCTATGCCGGCAACTTCCTGCATATGATGTTTGCTACCCCCTGCGAAGAGTACGTGGTCAACCCGGTACTGGAGCGGGCCATGGATCGCATCTTCCTGCTCCATGCCGACCATGAGCAGAACGCCTCCACCTCGACCGTGCGCCTGGCAGGCTCCTCCGGCGCCAACCCCTTCGCCTGTATCGCTGCCGGTATCGCCGCACTTTGGGGTCCCGCCCACGGCGGCGCCAACGAAGCGGTACTGAATATGCTGGAAGAGATTGGTGACGAGAGCCAGATCGACGAGTTTGTGGCGCGCGCCAAAGACAAGGATGACCCCTTCCGCCTGATGGGCTTCGGTCACCGGGTCTATAAGAATTTCGATCCGCGAGCCAAGGTAATGAAGCAGACTTGCGACGAGGTACTGTCGGAACTCGGCATCGACGACCCCCTACTCAAGATCGCCAAGCGCCTAGAGCAGATCGCCATCGAAGATCCCTACTTCGCCGAGCGCAAACTCTACCCGAACGTGGATTTTTACTCTGGCATCATTCTCAAGGCGATCGGCATTCCAACCGAGATGTTCACCGTGATCTTCGCGACCGGGCGCACTCCTGGCTGGATCGCCCACTGGCACGAGATGATCAGCGGCCCCTACCGTATCGGCCGTCCTCGCCAGCTGTACACCGGTAACACTCAGCGCGATTACACCCCCATCGAGAAGCGCTGA
- a CDS encoding succinate dehydrogenase iron-sulfur subunit has protein sequence MLVSIYRYNPDVDQVPYMQDLQIEIPEGKDLMVLDVLGLIKEQDPTLAYRRSCREGVCGSDGLNMNGTNGLACITPLSAVVTNGKLVLRPLPGLPVIRDLVVDMGQFYAQYEKIKPYLQNDMPPPAIERLQSPEDREKLDGLYECILCACCSTACPSFWWNPDKFVGPSGLLQAYRFLIDSRDTYTEERLADLDDPFSVFRCRGIMNCVNVCPKGLNPTRAIGHIRQMLLKSGT, from the coding sequence ATGTTAGTCAGTATCTATCGTTATAACCCCGATGTGGATCAGGTCCCCTACATGCAGGACCTGCAGATTGAGATCCCCGAAGGCAAGGACCTGATGGTGCTTGACGTGCTGGGCTTGATCAAAGAGCAGGATCCCACCCTGGCCTACCGTCGTTCCTGCCGTGAGGGGGTTTGCGGCTCCGATGGTCTCAACATGAATGGCACCAACGGCCTGGCCTGCATCACCCCGCTGTCAGCGGTCGTCACCAATGGCAAACTGGTGCTGCGCCCGCTGCCTGGCCTGCCGGTGATCCGTGACCTGGTCGTGGATATGGGGCAGTTTTATGCCCAGTACGAGAAGATCAAGCCCTATCTGCAGAACGATATGCCACCGCCGGCGATCGAGCGCCTGCAGAGCCCGGAGGACCGGGAGAAGCTGGATGGTCTCTATGAGTGTATTTTGTGTGCATGCTGCTCAACAGCCTGCCCATCTTTCTGGTGGAATCCGGACAAGTTTGTTGGCCCATCCGGGCTGCTGCAAGCCTACCGGTTCCTGATAGACAGCCGCGACACCTATACGGAAGAGCGACTGGCGGATCTGGATGATCCATTTAGTGTATTCCGTTGCCGAGGCATCATGAACTGCGTCAACGTCTGTCCCAAGGGCCTTAACCCAACTCGGGCGATTGGTCATATCCGGCAGATGTTGCTGAAAAGCGGTACATAA
- the sdhA gene encoding succinate dehydrogenase flavoprotein subunit → MSKIRTISFDAIVIGGGGAGMRAALQLTESGLKTACITKVFPTRSHTVSAQGGITCAIASDDPNDDWRWHMYDTVKGSDYIGDQDAIEYMCSVGPQAVFELEHMGLPFSRTEQGRIYQRPFGGQSKDFGKGGQAARTCAAADRTGHALLHTLYQANLKGGTSFFNEWYAADLVKNQKGAVVGVIAICIETGETVYIKAKATVLATGGAGRIYQSTTNALINTGDGVGMALRAGFAVQDMEMWQFHPTGIAGAGVLVTEGCRGEGGFLINSEGERFMERYAPNAKDLAGRDVVARSMVIEILEGRGCGPNKDHVLLKLDHLGEEELNRKLPGICELSKTFAHVDPAKAPVPVVPTCHYMMGGLPTNIGGQVLMPENGVDTPVQGLFACGEAACVSVHGANRLGGNSLLDLVVFGRAAGIEIERQMKEGIDTLDASDTDVEQAMGRLAKLNSSNSGEKVSEVRAELQKTMQLYFGVFREGESMQKGLRLLDELAGKIENLHLEDKSNAFNTARIEALELQNLFEVAYATAVSAEERKESRGAHARNDFTERDDENWLKHSLYFPIEKRVGKRDVNFTPKTVEAFPPKIRTY, encoded by the coding sequence ATGTCAAAGATTCGTACTATCTCCTTTGATGCCATAGTGATTGGTGGTGGCGGTGCCGGTATGCGTGCAGCGCTTCAGCTCACCGAGTCGGGCCTGAAAACAGCCTGTATCACCAAAGTATTTCCCACTCGTTCGCACACCGTATCCGCCCAGGGTGGCATTACCTGTGCGATTGCCAGTGATGACCCCAATGATGATTGGCGCTGGCATATGTACGATACCGTCAAGGGCTCCGATTACATCGGTGACCAGGACGCGATCGAGTACATGTGTAGCGTTGGCCCCCAGGCCGTCTTCGAACTTGAGCACATGGGGCTTCCCTTCTCCCGTACCGAACAGGGCCGTATCTATCAGCGCCCCTTCGGCGGACAATCCAAGGATTTCGGTAAGGGCGGTCAGGCCGCTCGTACCTGTGCTGCCGCAGACCGTACCGGACATGCGCTGCTGCACACCCTCTACCAGGCCAATCTCAAGGGCGGCACCAGCTTCTTCAATGAGTGGTATGCGGCGGATCTGGTGAAAAACCAGAAGGGCGCGGTCGTTGGGGTGATTGCGATCTGCATCGAAACCGGCGAAACCGTCTACATCAAAGCCAAGGCGACAGTTCTGGCCACCGGCGGTGCTGGTCGTATCTACCAGTCCACCACCAACGCCCTGATCAATACCGGTGACGGTGTGGGTATGGCACTGCGCGCCGGGTTTGCGGTGCAGGATATGGAGATGTGGCAGTTCCATCCCACCGGTATCGCCGGTGCGGGTGTGCTGGTGACCGAAGGCTGCCGGGGTGAAGGTGGCTTCCTGATTAACAGCGAAGGTGAGCGCTTCATGGAGCGTTACGCGCCTAACGCGAAGGATCTGGCCGGTCGTGACGTAGTTGCGCGCTCCATGGTTATTGAGATTCTTGAAGGCCGTGGTTGCGGTCCCAACAAGGATCACGTACTGCTGAAACTGGATCACCTCGGTGAAGAGGAACTGAATCGTAAGCTGCCTGGCATCTGCGAACTCTCCAAAACCTTCGCCCACGTCGATCCCGCAAAGGCCCCGGTACCTGTAGTGCCAACCTGCCACTACATGATGGGTGGCCTGCCTACCAATATCGGTGGCCAGGTGCTGATGCCCGAAAACGGCGTGGATACCCCGGTACAGGGTCTGTTCGCCTGTGGTGAAGCCGCTTGCGTATCGGTGCACGGTGCCAACCGCCTGGGTGGTAACTCGCTACTGGATCTGGTGGTATTCGGTCGTGCGGCCGGTATCGAGATCGAGCGCCAGATGAAAGAGGGAATCGATACCCTCGATGCCAGCGACACCGACGTCGAGCAGGCGATGGGTCGTCTTGCCAAACTGAATTCCAGCAACAGCGGTGAGAAGGTCTCCGAGGTGCGCGCTGAGCTACAGAAGACCATGCAGCTCTACTTCGGGGTGTTCCGCGAAGGTGAAAGCATGCAGAAGGGTCTGAGACTGCTGGATGAGCTGGCCGGCAAGATCGAGAATCTGCACCTTGAAGACAAGAGCAACGCCTTCAATACCGCTCGTATTGAAGCCCTCGAACTGCAAAACCTCTTCGAAGTGGCCTATGCCACAGCGGTTTCTGCCGAGGAGCGCAAGGAGAGTCGTGGCGCCCACGCCCGTAATGACTTTACCGAGCGTGATGATGAGAACTGGCTGAAGCATTCTCTGTATTTCCCAATCGAGAAACGAGTTGGCAAGCGTGATGTGAACTTCACGCCCAAAACGGTCGAAGCGTTTCCTCCGAAGATTCGGACCTACTAA
- a CDS encoding YkgJ family cysteine cluster protein — protein MLVGDAGFQCRVGCGACCIAPSIGSPIPGMPAGKPAGVACVQLDEHYRCRLFGQPERPLVCGQFKAEASMCGSSREEALEVIRVLEEQTR, from the coding sequence GTGCTTGTGGGTGATGCTGGGTTTCAATGTCGGGTGGGGTGCGGGGCGTGCTGTATAGCACCCTCTATAGGGTCCCCCATACCCGGGATGCCGGCGGGTAAACCGGCCGGGGTTGCCTGTGTTCAACTGGATGAGCACTATCGGTGCCGCTTGTTTGGCCAGCCGGAGCGCCCTTTGGTATGCGGCCAGTTTAAGGCCGAGGCCTCCATGTGCGGCTCCTCTCGGGAGGAGGCCCTGGAGGTGATTCGTGTGCTGGAGGAGCAGACACGCTAG